A stretch of the Malus sylvestris chromosome 10, drMalSylv7.2, whole genome shotgun sequence genome encodes the following:
- the LOC126585733 gene encoding uncharacterized protein LOC126585733 produces MEKKSGSGSGGGQVVDGSNIMKLVGNEEVFSNFVEHKFEELDRDRDGHLSLNELHPAVANIGLALGLPAQGSSSDSDHIYSEVLNEFTHGKQQKVSKTEFKEVLSDILLGMAAGLKRDPIVILRIDGEDLLEFIDGPTFESEMVATYSEIKSADGTLRDCIIKALEKLTVEQGMPPSSDSWVVSNIVEPALQSCTGHDLDKPVSQETFLTEFKKVAESVAHRLQEQPVIVAHSENDFDGSDIKRLLSNKFELDKTLNAATETIPRDSSGKLSKEYLRVALEAVGPTAGLPPLGAVEQMDKVVQDVFNMVNADDGKLLKEDEFKKLLTEILGSIMLQLEGNLISVHSNSVVHEPLTSSSTLLQPAPEL; encoded by the exons ATGGAGAAGAAAAGTGGAAGTGGGAGTGGTGGTGGGCAGGTGGTGGACGGTTCAAATATAATGAAGTTGGTTGGGAACGAGGAGGTGTTTAGTAACTTTGTGGAGCATAAGTTTGAGGAGCTCGACAGGGACAGAGACGGCCACCTCTCTCTGAACGAGCTCCACCCTGCTGTCGCCAATATCGGCCTTGCTCTTGGCTTGCCGGCTCAGGGTTCGTCCTCCGACTCCGATCACATATATTCTGAG GTACTGAATGAATTCACTCATGGGAAGCAACAAAAAGTGAGCAAGACTGAGTTCAAAGAGGTTCTTTCGGATATTCTGCTAGGCATGGCTGCTGGGTTGAAGCGAGACCCTATTGTAATCCTCCGTATTGATGGCGAAGACCTCCTAGAATTCATCGATGGGCCAACTTTTGAATCAGAGATGGTGGCTACTTATTCTGAGATAAAGTCAGCTGATGGAACCCTCCGTGACTGTATAATCAAAGCTTTGGAAAAACTCACGGTTGAACAAGGGATGCCCCCTTCATCAGATTCTTGG GTTGTGAGCAACATTGTGGAACCTGCTCTGCAATCATGCACTGGCCATGATTTGGACAAGCCGGTCTCTCAAGAAACATTCTTAACAGAATTCAAGAAAGTAGCAGAGTCTGTGGCTCATCGTCTTCAGGAGCAGCCTGTGATTGTAGCTCACAGTGAAAATGACTTTGATGGAAGCGACATCAAGAGACTGTTGTCCAACAAGTTTGAATTAGACAAG ACACTGAATGCAGCTACTGAAACAATTCCGAGAGACAGCAGTGGGAAATTATCGAAGGAATATTTGCGTGTGGCGCTGGAAGCAGTAGGTCCAACAGCTGGTCTGCCACCACTTGGTGCAGTTGAGCAG ATGGATAAGGTTGTGCAGGATGTGTTCAACATGGTTAACGCAGATGATGGAAAGCTGCTTAAAGAAGACGAGTTTAAGAAGTTACTGACTGAAATCCTGGGGAGTATCATGTTGCAATTGGAGGGAAATCTGATTTCAGTTCACTCAAATTCGGTTGTCCACGAGCCCCTCACCTCTTCTTCGACTCTACTGCAGCCAGCTCCCGAGTTATAG